A single window of Athene noctua chromosome 1, bAthNoc1.hap1.1, whole genome shotgun sequence DNA harbors:
- the BACH1 gene encoding transcription regulator protein BACH1 codes for MSLSEKHSVVFAYESSVHSTNVLLSLDDQRKQDILCDVTILVEDQRFRAHKAVLAACSSYFLSRIVGQVDADLIITLPEEVTLKGFSPLLQFAYTAKLTLNKDNVSEVCKCAEFLGVHNIEESCFQFLKFKFLDFKLDQQECPRKKCCTQRCQKTNPKIGNVDDGDLEIDDEAEEILEKEYIQTPDTKLCKDEENAKSLPALQDNANQTCDPVHLEKGSVSSLSSQCPKYRKFQKAFGNDRVHTSESSSSIKDVQVPPIATFLEKEISDNDGIQKAQECVPMQLVSKCEETQVKMEEEEEGIVKKEESKRDSVTQNVSCPVEKMDLAAFPQNSAAPHGLNSVCFLQTCEQYANLNFSSMQNSTVLAEKTVSGTGVGNDKIESLDDTPSKVDLCTREASNITSAGDRSSVEREVAEHLAKGFWSDIYSTEPCQIHLPPVVPKESLEPVYSGKKSECPWLGIRISESPEPCSQRTFTTLNSVNCPFISNLSTEGCSNSSEISSGDYVQGQPQEQCPYNYVISLGEDSETDTEGDSESCSAREQECEVKLPFNAQRIISLSRNDFQSFLKMHKLTPEQLDCIHDIRRRSKNRIAAQRCRKRKLDCIQNLESEIEKLQNEKENLLKERSHILSTLGETKQNLTGLCQQVCKEAALSHEQIQILAKYSSSDCPLSFLFPERERTAPSDSELMMPACIELADGLSGVTSTNEQSSCYQCVKSVCDTTYDQVQELHPVSVRTLEKTSLVEQCGQSGGITDFCQQMTDKCTTDE; via the exons ATGTCTCTAAGTGAGAAGCATAGTGTGGTTTTTGCATATGAATCTTCAGTACACAGTACCAATGTACTTCTCAGTCTTGATGATCAGAGAAAGCAAGATATTCTTTGTGATGTTACTATTTTAGTGGAAGATCAGCGATTTCGGGCTCACAAAGCTGTGCTTGCAGCTTGCAGCAGTTACTTCCTTTCAAGAATTGTGGGCCAGGTGGATGCTGATCTTATCATCACTTTACCGGAAGAG gTAACACTTAAAGGATTTAGTCCTTTGCTTCAGTTTGCCTACACAGCTAAACTTACTTTAAATAAAGACAATGTGTCTGAAGTTTGCAAATGTGCTGAATTTTTGGGTGTACACAACATTGAAGAGTCTTGCTTTCAGTTTCTCAAGTTCAAATTTTTGGACTTCAAATTGGATCAGCAGGAATGTCCGAGGAAGAAGTGTTGTACGCAACGTTGTCAGAAAACAAACCCTAAAATCGGCAATGTGGATGATGGAGACCTAGAAATAGATGATGAAGCAGAAGAGATTTTAGAAAAGGAATATATTCAAACTCCTGACACAAAGCTCTgtaaagatgaagaaaatgctAAATCATTGCCTGCTCTCCAAGATAATGCCAATCAAACGTGTGATCCTGTACATTTAGAAAAGGGTAGTGTTTCCAGCTTATCTTCTCAATGCCCAAAGTATAGGAAATTCCAGAAAGCTTTTGGAAATGACAGAGTTCATACTTCAGAGTCCAGTTCCAGTATTAAAGACGTTCAGGTGCCACCAATTGCAACTTTTCTTGAGAAGGAAATATCTGATAATGATGGCATACAAAAAGCTCAGGAGTGTGTACCTATGCAGCTGGTCTCAAAATGTGAAGAGACTCAGGTAaaaatggaggaagaggaggaaggcatTGTGAAAAAGGAAGAATCAAAGAGAGATTCTGTGACTCAGAATGTGTCGTGTCCTGTGGAGAAAATGGATCTTGCTGCTTTCCCCCAAAACTCTGCTGCGCCTCATGGACTCAATTCTGTGTGTTTTTTACAGACTTGTGAGCAATATGCTAACTTGAATTTCAGTAGTATGCAAAACAGCACAGTCTTGGCTGAAAAAACTGTATCAGGTACTGGAGTTGGGAATGACAAAATTGAAAGTCTAGATGACACACCTTCAAAGGTTGATTTGTGCACTAGGGAAGCCAGTAACATTACATCAGCTGGTGATCGAAGCAGTGTGGAGAGAGAGGTAGCAGAACATCTTGCAAAAGGGTTCTGGAGTGATATTTACAGCACAGAACCCTGTCAAATACATTTACCACCTGTGGTTCCAAAAGAGAGCTTGGAGCCAGTATATTCAGGGAAGAAATCAGAGTGTCCGTGGCTGGGTATCAGGATCAGTGAAAGCCCTGAACCTTGCTCTCAACGAACTTTTACAACATTGAATTCTGTCAACTGCCCCTTTATAAGCAACCTTAGTACTGAAGGATGCTCCAACAGCTCTGAAATAAGCAGTGGAGATTATGTTCAGGGACAGCCACAAGAACAGTGTCCCTATAATTATGTGATAAGTTTGGGAGAGGATTCGGAAACTGACACTGAGGGAGACAGTGAATCCTGTTCAGCAAGAGAGCAAGAATGTGAG GTAAAACTGCCATTTAATGCACAAAGGATTATCTCACTTTCCAGAAATGACTTCCAGTCATTTCTGAAAATGCATAAATTAACTCCTGAACAATTGGACTGTATTCATGATATCCGAAGAAGAAGTAAAAATAGAATTGCAGCACAGCGATGTCGTAAGAGAAAGCTTGACTGCATACAAAATCTTGAATCTGAAATTGAAAAACTG caAAATGAGAAGGAGAACTTGCTGAAGGAAAGAAGCCACATTTTGTCAACTCTGGGTGAGACAAAGCAGAATCTGACTGGACTTTGCCAGCAGGTGTGTAAGGAAGCAGCCTTGAGTCACGAGCAAATACAAATACTTGCAAAATATTCTTCCTCAGATTGTCCACTTTCATTTTTGTTCCCAGAGAGAGAACGAACAGCTCCATCTGATAGTGAGCTTATGATGCCAGCATGTATAGAATTAGCAGATGGTCTTTCAGGTGTTACATCTACAAATGAGCAGAGTTCTTGTTATCAGTGTGTGAAAAGTGTGTGTGATACAACATATGATCAAGTACAAGAACTGCATCCAGTTTCTGTAAGAACATTAGAGAAAACTTCTCTTGTGGAACAGTGTGGACAGAGCGGTGGTATCACAGACTTCTGTCAGCAAATGACTGACAAATGCACTACAGATGAGTGA